A region of Sphingomonas sp. DNA encodes the following proteins:
- a CDS encoding SPOR domain-containing protein: protein MISWMPGGRRSLTLLAAGTLLAAPAAAQDRNEAPSRPANLPPGAIVQPLDNGAGEELRRHIAALAENPRSISALIGAGRVALEMGDPQAALTFFSRADEIDGRDARAKAGMASAFARMERGQPALDLFAEAVALGAPEAEIAGDRGLAYDTIGDPARAQRDYAMSLRHRDDPEIRRRLAISLAISGQREAALRVIDGQLRARERAAWRTQAFVLALTGDAGGANRIVERLMPPQAAARMAPFLTQMAGLNPAEKALAAHFGHFPGNGTVATASAGAASADPGALALAQNGLPAAAARSRNNEPGSSAARRRPGATETTEEREGIGLRPSPGTRSRLEERRDQQSQTAQNDARRGAEAPAPASSPPPPAMTQAPPLARFQPNTPPDAAPGFSLTPGGPQPGEASAAPTAAAPPSIVPVQTRPFAEIAAVVNELPQDRPPPAPAAQRPAPPAAEPARPTPQRAQRQRPAQPAHPSRHWVQIAGGANKATLPREFARLRGLAPDLLGRQQAWTTPLNATNRLLVGPFPTAREAQAFVNRLAAQNLSAFAWTSPQGQEIERLQTR, encoded by the coding sequence ATGATCTCATGGATGCCGGGGGGCCGCCGCAGCCTGACGCTGCTGGCGGCTGGAACCCTTCTGGCCGCGCCGGCGGCTGCTCAGGACAGGAACGAGGCGCCGTCGCGGCCCGCCAATCTGCCGCCGGGTGCGATCGTCCAGCCTCTCGACAACGGCGCGGGCGAGGAATTGCGCCGCCACATCGCCGCGCTGGCGGAAAATCCGCGCAGCATCTCCGCGCTGATCGGCGCCGGCCGCGTGGCGCTCGAAATGGGCGATCCGCAGGCGGCGCTCACCTTCTTTTCGCGCGCCGACGAGATTGACGGGCGCGATGCGCGCGCCAAGGCGGGCATGGCCTCCGCCTTCGCCCGCATGGAGCGCGGGCAGCCGGCGCTCGATCTGTTCGCGGAGGCCGTGGCGCTCGGCGCGCCGGAGGCCGAGATCGCCGGCGACCGCGGTCTCGCCTACGACACGATCGGCGATCCGGCCCGGGCACAGCGCGACTATGCGATGTCGCTGCGCCACCGCGACGATCCGGAAATCCGGCGAAGGCTGGCGATTTCGCTGGCGATCAGCGGCCAGCGCGAGGCGGCCTTGCGGGTGATCGACGGCCAGTTGCGCGCGCGGGAACGCGCCGCCTGGCGTACCCAGGCCTTCGTGCTGGCTCTGACCGGCGATGCCGGCGGCGCGAATCGTATCGTGGAACGGCTGATGCCGCCCCAGGCCGCGGCGCGCATGGCACCGTTCCTGACGCAGATGGCAGGACTCAACCCGGCCGAGAAGGCCCTGGCTGCCCATTTCGGCCACTTCCCCGGCAATGGCACGGTCGCGACCGCTTCGGCGGGCGCCGCCAGTGCCGATCCGGGCGCGCTGGCCCTGGCGCAGAACGGGCTTCCAGCCGCGGCGGCGCGGTCGCGCAACAACGAGCCGGGCTCCTCGGCGGCCCGGCGGCGGCCCGGGGCGACCGAAACCACGGAAGAGCGCGAAGGGATCGGATTGCGCCCGTCGCCGGGCACGCGCAGCCGGCTGGAGGAACGCCGCGATCAGCAATCCCAAACCGCGCAGAACGACGCCAGGCGCGGCGCGGAGGCACCTGCCCCGGCGTCCTCCCCGCCGCCGCCCGCCATGACCCAGGCGCCGCCGCTGGCGCGATTCCAGCCCAATACGCCGCCGGACGCCGCGCCCGGCTTCTCGCTGACGCCCGGCGGGCCACAGCCCGGTGAAGCGTCGGCGGCACCAACGGCCGCGGCGCCGCCATCGATCGTGCCGGTCCAGACGCGACCTTTCGCCGAGATCGCGGCCGTGGTGAACGAATTGCCGCAAGACAGGCCGCCGCCCGCACCGGCGGCGCAGCGTCCGGCGCCGCCGGCAGCCGAGCCCGCGCGCCCGACGCCGCAGCGCGCGCAGCGCCAGCGCCCGGCCCAGCCGGCGCATCCGAGCCGCCACTGGGTGCAGATCGCCGGCGGCGCCAACAAGGCGACCCTCCCGCGTGAGTTCGCCCGGCTGCGCGGCCTCGCCCCCGACCTGCTCGGCCGCCAGCAGGCCTGGACGACGCCGCTCAACGCGACCAACCGGCTGCTGGTCGGCCCGTTTCCCACCGCGCGCGAGGCGCAGGCCTTCGTCAACCGGCTGGCCGCGCAGAACCTGTCGGCTTTTGCCTGGACAAGCCCCCAGGGCCAGGAGATAGAGCGCCTCCAGACGCGATGA
- a CDS encoding deoxyguanosinetriphosphate triphosphohydrolase: protein MILAPYSSDPARSRGRRHEEETRAMRGPRDAFQRDRDRIIHSIPFRRLRHKTQVFVAPDGDHFRVRLTHSLEVAQIGRTMARALGLNEDLTEALCLAHDIGHPPFGHAGEDVLQAAMADAGGFDHNAHTIRLLTKLETPYPRCDGLNLSWETLEGLAKHNGPVARPTWALAEADADFALDLATWPGLEAQIAAISDDIAYDNHDIDDGLRSGLFALDDVLQVPLVAANWAAVTARYPDVAPARLVPELIREQIGAMVNDVLAETRRRIGEAEVTSADDVRGAGRALAGFSDALARQERELKAFLYARMYDAPAVKAVRDRAQSVLAGLFAAYRADPARLPAEWRVTDGDPVRTARAIGDFIAGMTDRYAIRRYEALVGPADMPEGF from the coding sequence ATGATCCTTGCCCCCTATTCCTCCGATCCGGCCCGCAGCAGAGGCCGCCGGCATGAAGAGGAAACGCGCGCGATGCGGGGGCCGCGCGACGCCTTCCAGCGCGACCGCGACCGGATCATCCATTCGATCCCGTTCCGCCGCCTGCGCCACAAGACCCAGGTCTTCGTCGCGCCCGACGGCGATCATTTCCGGGTGCGGCTGACCCACAGCCTGGAAGTCGCGCAGATCGGCCGGACCATGGCGCGCGCGCTGGGCCTCAACGAGGATCTGACCGAGGCTTTGTGCCTCGCCCACGATATCGGCCATCCGCCCTTCGGCCATGCCGGCGAGGACGTGCTGCAGGCGGCGATGGCGGATGCGGGCGGCTTCGATCACAACGCCCACACGATCCGGCTGCTGACGAAGCTGGAAACGCCTTATCCGCGCTGCGACGGGCTGAACCTCAGTTGGGAGACGCTGGAGGGGCTGGCCAAGCATAACGGGCCGGTCGCGCGTCCGACCTGGGCACTGGCCGAGGCGGACGCGGACTTTGCGCTCGATCTCGCCACCTGGCCGGGGCTGGAGGCGCAGATCGCCGCGATTTCCGACGACATCGCCTATGACAATCACGACATCGACGACGGCCTGCGCTCCGGCCTGTTCGCGCTGGACGATGTGCTCCAGGTACCGCTCGTCGCCGCGAACTGGGCGGCGGTGACGGCGCGCTATCCGGACGTGGCGCCCGCGCGGCTGGTGCCCGAGCTGATCCGCGAGCAGATCGGTGCGATGGTGAACGACGTGCTGGCCGAGACGCGGCGGCGGATCGGCGAAGCGGAGGTGACGAGCGCCGACGATGTGCGCGGCGCGGGCCGGGCGCTGGCGGGCTTTTCCGATGCCCTGGCGAGGCAGGAACGGGAGCTGAAGGCATTCCTCTATGCGCGCATGTACGACGCGCCCGCGGTCAAGGCGGTGCGCGACCGGGCGCAATCCGTGCTGGCCGGCCTGTTCGCCGCCTATCGCGCCGATCCGGCGCGGCTGCCGGCGGAATGGCGCGTGACGGACGGCGATCCTGTCCGTACCGCGCGCGCGATCGGCGATTTCATCGCCGGCATGACCGATCGCTACGCGATCCGCCGCTACGAGGCGCTGGTCGGCCCGGCGGACATGCCGGAGGGTTTCTGA